A single region of the Leptospiraceae bacterium genome encodes:
- a CDS encoding TfoX/Sxy family protein, giving the protein MDSYLEFVLERLSVAGKVSSKAMFGGHGIYLGDLIFGIVVEGVLYLKVGDSNIKDYIQAGMKPFTYAAKNGKPVSMSYWGLPLDVLESNEDLPKWVGKAIEVAKSAKITKPKKLKTGKSKVASTKNKSSSLKTKTAISKKKTMPTKKAVSKKKKIGKK; this is encoded by the coding sequence ATGGATTCTTACTTAGAATTTGTTTTAGAAAGGCTTTCCGTTGCGGGCAAGGTTAGCAGCAAAGCAATGTTTGGTGGACATGGAATTTATCTTGGCGACTTGATTTTTGGAATTGTAGTCGAAGGTGTATTGTATCTAAAAGTCGGAGATTCTAACATTAAAGACTATATCCAAGCTGGAATGAAACCGTTCACTTACGCGGCTAAGAACGGAAAACCGGTATCTATGTCTTATTGGGGTTTGCCTCTTGATGTATTAGAGTCAAATGAAGATTTGCCTAAATGGGTTGGGAAAGCGATCGAAGTTGCAAAATCAGCCAAAATAACTAAACCAAAAAAACTAAAGACTGGCAAATCAAAAGTAGCCTCAACAAAGAATAAATCTTCCAGCCTAAAAACAAAAACCGCTATTTCCAAAAAGAAAACTATGCCTACAAAAAAAGCAGTTAGTAAGAAAAAGAAAATAGGAAAGAAGTAG
- a CDS encoding biopolymer transporter ExbD yields the protein MRYTKRKSGREHTSSMDMSSLMDIIFILLIFVMMSVSFAKNFKQIEIDLPKSETGSSEFSPDIQISVREDDKFYLEQKEISIGELSQFAANGKFSNQIVSVNVSKKVPYESFIKVLDILKQGKIKKLNLGTE from the coding sequence GTGCGGTATACAAAAAGAAAATCGGGACGCGAGCATACTAGCTCTATGGACATGTCGAGTTTAATGGATATTATCTTCATTTTATTAATCTTCGTAATGATGAGTGTTAGCTTTGCTAAAAACTTCAAACAAATAGAAATTGATCTACCCAAAAGTGAAACAGGTAGTTCAGAGTTTTCTCCTGATATACAAATTTCCGTTAGAGAAGACGATAAATTCTATCTTGAGCAAAAGGAAATTTCTATTGGTGAATTATCACAATTTGCCGCAAATGGCAAATTTTCAAATCAAATAGTCAGTGTCAATGTTTCTAAGAAAGTTCCGTATGAATCCTTTATAAAAGTATTGGATATATTAAAACAGGGTAAAATTAAAAAATTGAATCTGGGCACAGAGTAG
- a CDS encoding C39 family peptidase, with protein MKRLKFSLAVLLSVIITLSAEAQTYGPKITGTGLKPDNYDLVASLKEANPNHIAHRGLPSKVDLSDLMPPVGNQGQQSSCVAWSTAYANKSYQEFVERKDKGAWTYKSGNTPNYKTLFSPAFIYNQINGGKDNGSSISDAMALVVSKGAIPWDTMPYNEKNYSKQPTVEQLQLAAKFKAKEFQRLRYNEPNEIKNQLAQGRPVVVGILINENIYEIGKKIYNEAKGANLGGHAITLVGYDDATNAFKYQNSWGVDWGDKGFGYIDYRYFSKVCRSAFVMIDLIDPNPGPEIADNKEQIIVQPIPANNEVNPADKTDLLPPAEINASNGNYSNKIVLTWSPTPRAIGYEIYRSLPDEDNFQQVGLSQNTQFEDTGVLPEIAYAYKIAAVSEEDVSEMSQGTAIGYAKTVKNEVPPKIPSILASDAKFPDKVVLEWSPLENVTGYQIFKWDASTKTYRSIGRTNTSYYEDKTAKKNGILETYTIVGMNNSVIGLFSDAVMGKTSVTAKPAAPERVVASMGQFKDKIVVRWSKVTGAAGYLVYRYADSKWETIGETATEKLEDAPATKGQRYYTVIAKSKDNVWGSFSRYAVGYVDPNLKRGGTKLEPPVGVTATVDKKTGYATLSWNKVEGAEEYNVWEKRQGESKWNFKSRVETSKLFYTFAIPEKEKFYLYSVTSKTQLGTDSDYSNIASVVISTPKVAVKTRSFGGNSKFEKFKGTWTAMQWDGNVGTKNVVMEIVSEDGNNFTVKIDNKKTFKGSYVQGSPVIDVDGKLKIKLSSTEDALMVEMKDKSIVNEKTELSFLKE; from the coding sequence ATGAAACGATTGAAATTTAGCCTTGCGGTATTGTTAAGCGTAATAATAACATTATCCGCAGAGGCACAAACATACGGACCCAAGATTACTGGCACCGGTCTAAAACCGGATAATTATGATTTGGTTGCATCCCTTAAAGAAGCCAATCCAAATCACATTGCGCATAGAGGTCTTCCTTCTAAAGTTGATCTCTCGGATTTAATGCCACCAGTCGGAAATCAAGGACAACAAAGTAGTTGTGTTGCTTGGTCTACTGCTTATGCCAATAAGTCTTACCAGGAATTTGTAGAGCGCAAAGACAAAGGCGCATGGACTTATAAATCAGGTAATACCCCGAATTATAAAACACTTTTCTCTCCAGCGTTTATTTACAATCAAATCAATGGCGGAAAGGACAACGGCTCTTCCATTTCGGATGCTATGGCACTTGTCGTATCCAAAGGCGCGATTCCATGGGATACGATGCCTTATAACGAAAAAAATTATTCCAAGCAACCGACTGTAGAGCAATTACAATTAGCCGCAAAGTTTAAAGCAAAAGAATTTCAGCGACTCAGATACAATGAACCAAATGAAATAAAAAACCAACTAGCTCAGGGAAGACCTGTAGTGGTTGGTATTTTGATAAACGAAAACATTTATGAGATTGGGAAGAAAATTTATAACGAAGCGAAGGGCGCTAATCTAGGTGGTCATGCAATTACTCTTGTAGGCTATGATGATGCAACTAACGCATTCAAATATCAGAACTCCTGGGGAGTAGATTGGGGCGATAAAGGTTTTGGCTATATTGATTATAGGTATTTTTCAAAAGTCTGTAGATCTGCCTTTGTCATGATTGATTTAATTGATCCAAATCCAGGACCGGAAATTGCGGATAACAAAGAACAGATTATTGTCCAACCGATTCCTGCGAATAACGAAGTGAATCCGGCAGATAAAACTGATTTGCTACCGCCAGCAGAAATCAATGCATCGAATGGAAATTATTCCAACAAGATAGTGTTGACCTGGTCGCCTACTCCCCGCGCGATAGGATATGAAATCTACAGAAGTCTTCCAGATGAAGATAATTTTCAACAGGTAGGACTTTCACAGAACACACAGTTTGAGGATACTGGCGTTTTACCCGAAATAGCCTATGCCTATAAAATCGCCGCTGTCTCCGAAGAAGATGTTTCAGAAATGAGCCAGGGAACTGCTATTGGCTATGCAAAGACAGTAAAGAATGAAGTCCCTCCCAAAATTCCATCCATTCTAGCAAGTGATGCCAAGTTTCCAGACAAAGTCGTTCTAGAATGGTCGCCCTTAGAAAACGTAACCGGTTATCAAATTTTTAAATGGGATGCGTCTACTAAGACTTACCGCTCCATTGGAAGAACGAATACCAGTTATTACGAAGACAAGACTGCCAAGAAAAATGGAATCTTAGAAACCTATACCATCGTAGGTATGAATAATTCTGTAATCGGATTGTTTTCTGATGCTGTAATGGGCAAAACATCAGTAACCGCAAAGCCCGCCGCGCCAGAAAGAGTTGTCGCTTCGATGGGTCAGTTCAAGGACAAAATTGTTGTTAGATGGAGCAAGGTAACTGGAGCCGCCGGATACTTAGTTTACAGATATGCAGATAGTAAATGGGAAACGATAGGCGAAACAGCTACCGAAAAATTGGAAGATGCTCCTGCTACAAAGGGTCAGAGATATTACACTGTAATCGCAAAAAGCAAAGACAATGTATGGGGCTCTTTTTCTAGATACGCTGTTGGCTATGTAGATCCGAATCTCAAAAGAGGTGGAACGAAACTGGAACCGCCTGTTGGAGTTACTGCCACTGTAGACAAAAAAACCGGCTATGCAACTCTTAGCTGGAATAAAGTGGAAGGTGCGGAGGAATACAATGTCTGGGAAAAACGCCAAGGCGAATCCAAATGGAATTTTAAATCTAGAGTTGAGACAAGTAAATTATTCTACACATTTGCAATCCCCGAAAAAGAAAAATTCTATCTCTACTCTGTCACATCGAAGACGCAATTAGGAACAGATAGCGACTACTCCAATATAGCCTCTGTTGTAATTTCCACTCCTAAAGTAGCTGTAAAGACAAGAAGCTTTGGTGGAAATTCCAAATTTGAAAAGTTCAAAGGAACCTGGACAGCGATGCAGTGGGACGGAAATGTCGGAACTAAAAATGTTGTCATGGAAATTGTTTCCGAAGATGGAAACAACTTCACTGTAAAGATTGATAACAAAAAAACTTTCAAAGGAAGTTATGTGCAAGGCTCTCCCGTCATCGACGTAGACGGAAAATTGAAAATAAAATTATCCTCAACAGAAGATGCACTCATGGTTGAGATGAAAGACAAAAGTATAGTAAATGAAAAAACTGAGCTTTCGTTCTTGAAGGAGTAA
- a CDS encoding response regulator: protein MFRVCLLIFLFFCGALVHADSVAVKGKLDLTNIRFSELDTPVALNGEWEFYWKKLLSPENFSDPNNLNVKMYSPLPNTWDSMQVNGEYLPAKGYATYRLQLDISETENLSFYTRNFGTSSRLFINGKEVFKSGIVSEFEETSYPSSTPMSFPYLSDNKHLDIVLQVSNYDYRIGGPWYPLEIGNSDKIQKKIYYSIILDFFVFSSVFIMGLYHIGLYLNRKKALEALFFGFFCLLISFRTLATGEKTILLLVPTIPWEIPMKLEYLTFYLGLPFFINYFYILFKDITYYPMVVACNTFSALFSIIVLFTDSYTYTHTVQAFQVITLVFILYGIIVLSIAFKRKASGAGIFLLSLVIFSSTIIHDFLYSNLIINTAYIAPFGFFAFILLQSFLLSKNFSKAFSLSEDLALELKDKNESLKQLDKLKDDFLANTSHELKTPLNGIIGLSESMLDGAVGHVSEKVAYNLSLVITSAKRLANLVNDILDFSKMKSHEIALEKKSVDIYSLANLVLTLSQTQLKNKKIEIRNLIPIEFPAAIGDENRIQQIMYNLLGNAIKFTESGHVEIAATLNEEMMEIAISDTGIGIPNDKLESIFISFEQVDSSADRSFGGTGLGLTISKQLIELHGGNIRVSSELGKGSVFTFTLPVSKEKAVTRYQIETVTRLKDSTPDEISSDVISDFMDFNEYRILIVDDEPINLQVLYNHLSFEKYTVLQAGSGQEALAILNSSDAIPDLILLDVMMPKMTGFEVCLKIREKYNASILPIVMLTAKDQTNDLVQGFVSGANDYLTKPFNKTELLTRIRNHLNLSKTTGAYERFVPQEFVKLLGKDSIINVKLGDYSEKFMSVLFSDIRSFTTLSESMSPKENFNFINSYLKKMSPIIHEHDGFIDKFIGDAIMALFPDPTADNAIYAAISMLKILREYNLHRNNSGFKPIEIGIGINTGNLMLGTIGSLDRMEGTVISDSVNMASRMEGLTKKYGASLLIAEDSFKTIVDISKFATRPVDRVIVKGKSQPVWVYEVFNADSEELLALKLQTKDLFCEAVNLFQEEKWKKAQEKFIEVYKVSPLDKITQYYLESCKEKISTK from the coding sequence ATGTTTAGAGTTTGTTTATTAATTTTTCTATTTTTTTGCGGTGCGTTGGTGCACGCCGATTCAGTGGCAGTAAAAGGAAAGCTTGATTTAACGAACATTCGTTTTTCCGAGTTGGATACGCCTGTTGCTTTGAATGGAGAATGGGAATTCTATTGGAAAAAACTTTTAAGTCCGGAGAATTTCTCTGATCCAAATAATCTGAATGTAAAAATGTATTCTCCACTTCCAAATACTTGGGATTCTATGCAAGTTAATGGAGAGTATCTACCGGCTAAAGGTTACGCGACTTATAGATTACAACTAGATATTTCGGAAACAGAAAATTTAAGTTTTTACACTAGAAACTTCGGAACAAGTTCTCGTCTTTTTATCAATGGTAAAGAGGTTTTTAAATCTGGAATCGTCTCAGAATTCGAAGAGACATCATACCCAAGTTCAACGCCAATGAGTTTTCCTTATTTATCAGACAATAAACATCTAGATATAGTTTTACAAGTTTCAAATTATGATTATCGAATTGGTGGTCCTTGGTATCCTTTAGAAATAGGAAATTCAGATAAAATTCAAAAGAAGATTTATTATTCGATTATTCTAGACTTTTTTGTTTTTTCAAGCGTTTTCATAATGGGGCTATATCATATTGGTCTCTACTTAAATAGAAAGAAAGCACTCGAAGCTTTATTCTTTGGGTTTTTCTGTCTCTTGATTAGTTTTCGAACCTTGGCGACGGGCGAAAAAACTATTTTACTCTTAGTTCCAACCATCCCCTGGGAAATACCAATGAAGTTAGAATACTTGACTTTCTATCTTGGATTACCATTTTTTATAAATTACTTTTATATACTTTTTAAGGATATTACCTATTATCCGATGGTCGTAGCTTGCAATACCTTTTCAGCATTGTTTAGTATTATTGTTTTGTTTACAGACTCGTATACTTATACGCACACGGTTCAAGCATTTCAAGTTATAACATTAGTTTTTATTCTGTATGGAATCATTGTATTGTCTATTGCATTTAAGAGAAAGGCTTCTGGAGCGGGAATTTTTTTACTAAGTCTTGTGATTTTTTCCTCTACAATCATTCATGATTTTCTTTATAGCAACCTAATTATAAATACTGCGTATATTGCGCCGTTTGGTTTTTTCGCATTCATCCTGTTACAAAGTTTTCTACTATCGAAAAATTTCTCAAAGGCATTTTCATTATCGGAAGACTTGGCTCTTGAGCTAAAAGACAAAAATGAATCATTAAAACAACTCGATAAATTAAAAGATGATTTCTTAGCGAATACATCTCATGAATTAAAGACTCCACTCAATGGAATTATTGGTCTCAGCGAATCTATGCTAGACGGTGCTGTTGGTCATGTATCGGAAAAAGTTGCTTATAATTTATCATTGGTTATTACGAGTGCAAAAAGACTGGCTAATCTAGTAAATGATATATTAGATTTTTCAAAAATGAAAAGTCATGAGATTGCATTGGAGAAAAAATCCGTCGATATTTATTCACTGGCTAATTTAGTATTAACCCTATCACAGACACAACTTAAAAATAAAAAAATAGAAATTCGTAATCTTATCCCGATTGAATTTCCCGCAGCTATAGGAGATGAAAATAGAATTCAACAAATTATGTATAATCTTCTCGGCAATGCGATTAAATTTACGGAAAGCGGTCATGTCGAAATCGCGGCGACTTTAAATGAAGAAATGATGGAAATCGCAATCTCAGATACGGGGATAGGAATTCCTAATGATAAATTGGAATCTATTTTTATTTCCTTTGAACAAGTTGATTCATCAGCCGATAGAAGTTTTGGCGGAACTGGATTAGGTTTAACCATTTCCAAACAACTCATTGAATTGCATGGGGGTAATATCCGAGTATCCTCTGAACTGGGAAAAGGCTCTGTGTTTACTTTTACCTTACCAGTATCTAAAGAAAAAGCAGTCACCCGCTACCAAATAGAAACAGTTACAAGATTAAAGGATTCAACTCCCGATGAAATTTCTTCCGATGTTATATCGGATTTTATGGATTTTAATGAATATAGAATTCTAATCGTGGATGATGAACCGATTAATTTACAAGTTTTGTATAACCATCTTTCCTTTGAAAAATACACAGTCCTTCAAGCTGGAAGCGGTCAAGAAGCCCTTGCCATTCTAAATAGTTCGGATGCTATACCTGATTTGATTTTACTCGATGTCATGATGCCCAAGATGACTGGGTTTGAAGTTTGTTTGAAAATTCGAGAAAAATACAATGCCAGCATATTGCCAATCGTGATGCTTACTGCAAAAGATCAGACAAATGATTTGGTGCAAGGTTTTGTGAGTGGGGCTAATGACTATTTAACAAAGCCTTTTAATAAAACAGAATTACTAACTAGAATTAGAAATCATTTGAATCTATCTAAAACGACAGGGGCATATGAAAGGTTTGTGCCACAAGAGTTTGTAAAACTCCTCGGTAAAGATAGTATTATCAATGTAAAGTTAGGCGATTATAGCGAAAAATTTATGTCAGTGTTATTTTCTGATATTCGAAGTTTTACAACACTTTCAGAGAGTATGAGTCCGAAGGAAAATTTCAATTTTATCAATTCTTATTTGAAAAAAATGTCTCCCATAATTCACGAACATGATGGGTTTATTGATAAATTTATTGGAGACGCAATCATGGCACTTTTTCCTGACCCTACTGCGGATAATGCTATTTATGCGGCAATTTCTATGCTAAAGATTTTACGAGAATACAATTTGCATAGAAATAATTCAGGCTTTAAACCGATTGAAATTGGGATTGGGATTAATACGGGGAATTTAATGCTTGGGACTATTGGAAGCCTTGATAGGATGGAAGGGACTGTAATTAGTGATTCTGTAAATATGGCTTCTAGAATGGAAGGCTTGACAAAGAAATATGGAGCAAGTCTTCTTATTGCAGAAGATTCTTTTAAAACGATTGTAGATATTTCAAAATTCGCAACTAGACCTGTAGACAGAGTAATCGTGAAAGGGAAATCCCAACCTGTTTGGGTATACGAAGTTTTCAATGCGGATTCGGAGGAGTTGCTCGCCTTAAAATTACAAACGAAAGATTTATTTTGCGAAGCAGTCAATCTCTTTCAAGAAGAAAAATGGAAGAAAGCTCAGGAAAAATTTATAGAGGTATATAAGGTTTCGCCCCTCGATAAAATTACTCAATACTATCTAGAGTCTTGTAAAGAAAAAATTTCTACTAAGTAA
- a CDS encoding sterol desaturase family protein codes for MEPLSLTVYFVPVFAICILIENIIAKKKNPERFEIKDSFTSILMGVGSVLINLVTATVVFTEYTFVSQFAFFKIEPVWWSWLVLLFAEDFCYYWFHRVGHESRFFWASHVVHHSSESYNLSTAVRQTWTGSSINAVFWFPLILLGFPPAMVIAQQGISLIYQFFIHTEQVKTLGFLELMMNTPSHHRVHHGSDLKYLDKNYAGIFIIWDKAFGSFQKEEEIPKYGLVKNIDSYNPIKVAYIEWWNMFKQMFQVGSFINAVKVMFKPPGWSPEGGTTTAELQRQAGLRG; via the coding sequence ATGGAGCCTTTAAGTTTAACAGTTTACTTTGTGCCTGTGTTTGCGATTTGCATTCTCATCGAAAACATCATTGCAAAGAAAAAAAATCCAGAGCGATTTGAGATAAAGGATTCATTTACGAGCATCCTAATGGGAGTCGGAAGTGTATTGATTAACTTAGTAACGGCTACTGTCGTTTTTACCGAATATACTTTTGTTTCACAGTTTGCATTTTTTAAAATTGAACCGGTTTGGTGGTCATGGTTAGTGCTTTTATTTGCAGAAGACTTTTGCTATTATTGGTTTCATAGAGTAGGTCATGAGAGTCGCTTCTTTTGGGCATCTCATGTAGTGCATCATTCCTCAGAGAGTTACAATTTATCCACTGCCGTAAGACAAACTTGGACAGGCTCATCGATCAATGCAGTATTTTGGTTTCCTCTTATACTTTTAGGTTTTCCTCCCGCCATGGTGATCGCACAACAGGGTATTAGCCTCATCTACCAATTCTTCATTCATACAGAGCAAGTTAAGACATTAGGCTTTTTGGAGCTAATGATGAATACCCCTTCGCACCACCGCGTTCATCATGGAAGTGACTTGAAGTATCTAGATAAAAATTATGCTGGTATATTTATCATCTGGGACAAAGCCTTCGGAAGTTTTCAAAAAGAAGAAGAAATTCCTAAATATGGTCTCGTAAAGAACATTGACAGCTACAATCCAATCAAAGTGGCTTATATAGAATGGTGGAATATGTTTAAGCAAATGTTTCAAGTTGGCTCTTTTATAAATGCTGTCAAGGTAATGTTCAAACCTCCAGGTTGGAGTCCCGAAGGTGGAACCACAACCGCTGAATTACAACGACAAGCCGGACTTAGGGGATAA
- a CDS encoding ubiquinone/menaquinone biosynthesis methyltransferase — MTDFKMPEAEVKAEFVRTNFDVIASKYDLFNDLNSFFLHRYWKNSIVNLIHNSFPKKYLDCLDLCCGTGDISIRLTEMESVLKVYSVDFSENMLNVAKERLKGVSKSKVEIGDATNLNNYADASFDVVTVGFGLRNVDNLPKALSEIFRVLKPGGIFVNLDVGKVENPIIRVFADFYFFQIVPIMGHMIWGSKNDMFDYLPVSSLSYPDQENLKAMIEKAKFQNVDFKNFVFGNVAMHWGRKA, encoded by the coding sequence ATGACTGATTTTAAGATGCCGGAAGCAGAAGTAAAGGCAGAATTCGTCCGAACGAATTTTGATGTTATTGCTTCCAAGTATGATTTGTTCAATGACCTCAATAGTTTTTTTCTGCATAGGTATTGGAAAAATTCTATTGTCAATTTAATTCACAATTCTTTTCCCAAAAAATATTTAGACTGTCTTGATCTCTGTTGTGGAACAGGAGATATTTCTATACGACTCACTGAAATGGAAAGTGTCCTTAAAGTTTATTCAGTAGATTTTTCTGAAAATATGCTGAATGTTGCAAAAGAAAGATTAAAAGGTGTTTCCAAATCCAAAGTTGAAATTGGTGATGCTACAAATTTAAATAATTATGCAGATGCAAGTTTCGATGTGGTTACAGTAGGTTTCGGACTTCGCAATGTGGATAATCTCCCTAAGGCGCTCTCAGAAATTTTTCGTGTCCTGAAGCCAGGTGGAATTTTTGTAAACCTAGATGTCGGAAAAGTAGAGAATCCAATCATTCGAGTATTTGCTGATTTTTATTTTTTTCAAATCGTGCCAATTATGGGTCACATGATTTGGGGTTCCAAAAATGACATGTTCGACTACTTACCAGTATCCTCACTGAGCTATCCCGACCAAGAAAATTTAAAAGCCATGATTGAAAAGGCAAAGTTCCAAAACGTTGACTTTAAAAATTTTGTATTTGGAAATGTAGCAATGCATTGGGGCAGAAAAGCTTAG
- a CDS encoding LamG domain-containing protein, producing the protein MKSRRVLSFLMFTIFIEFLSCNQKSGKNDASELALLTGRYVRLAASGLLGGAGGLGSSGGSGNSNKVVLNGSVKGPGSITNAKVNVFATPANGQCVKDDGSLNGTPISMAVSDSNGKYSITFDKTGTTVCVVVVPADGTQIEVFSPVTKTNTPKPWSGGNSLMAIINEPTGSATSRTANVTPYTRLAARRFSALSAINPSSRSRVFLGIRKAFGRAAADNNRVEFANNTATTLLDKANEDVENAFFPKRDKTSFSLDQTDPSNPSYALKLGSVLITADKLGGGVANGSTTSTDLEKVINFMEEDFSDGRFDGKKVDDATGKIATMSTTDFGGVVASKQAADDFLKKDFKAAQTEYDSVNSDVAATADDELFCESDSLEAACNLTIVPGSPPEMWLFNDNEDFVDIGDSYDHGGVGFGTGGTSSTRYFAIINGGGSDLKLTLPFTFSGSQFTVVEQPDAVVASGDATYFAVKFVPSSATTFSKIMTMASNDTAYSPYTVTLDGTGVDLSTNLQLFWAFTGNTTDSSGNSRNGTKVGRSVALSLTYDLWGVTDKAFNFDGGSDEVTNTFSFALGSAASFSAWVSPADLSNPSYSILKRGAVPEFQLMFLDDVTLRFTVNTSSGGVLDLDLVIDPVDFIDEWNLVTAVYDGANMRLYLNGEEWDFQPKTGTLTSSTGFSVGNDASGNYFDGDIDDVRVYNRALTAIQVEALYNQD; encoded by the coding sequence ATGAAAAGCAGAAGAGTTCTTTCTTTTTTGATGTTTACGATATTCATAGAATTTTTGTCATGCAATCAAAAGTCTGGCAAGAATGATGCTTCCGAGTTGGCTTTGTTGACTGGTCGCTATGTGCGCTTAGCGGCTAGCGGATTACTGGGAGGTGCAGGGGGTCTTGGAAGCAGTGGTGGCTCTGGCAACTCAAACAAGGTCGTCTTAAATGGCAGTGTAAAAGGACCTGGCTCAATTACTAACGCCAAAGTAAATGTATTCGCAACTCCTGCAAATGGTCAATGTGTGAAAGACGATGGCTCCCTTAATGGAACTCCGATTTCTATGGCAGTTTCTGATTCAAATGGTAAATACAGTATTACCTTCGACAAAACAGGCACAACTGTTTGCGTTGTAGTTGTTCCAGCAGATGGAACTCAGATAGAAGTATTCTCTCCTGTTACTAAAACAAATACACCTAAGCCTTGGTCTGGTGGGAATAGCCTTATGGCAATTATAAACGAGCCTACAGGAAGCGCAACGAGCAGAACTGCAAATGTGACCCCTTATACACGTCTAGCAGCGAGAAGATTTTCAGCGTTAAGCGCAATAAATCCTTCATCTCGAAGTCGAGTCTTTTTAGGAATCCGAAAAGCATTTGGAAGAGCCGCAGCAGATAATAATAGAGTTGAGTTTGCCAATAACACAGCTACCACTTTGCTCGATAAAGCAAATGAAGATGTGGAAAATGCCTTTTTTCCAAAAAGAGATAAGACTAGTTTTTCTTTAGACCAAACTGATCCGAGCAATCCTTCTTATGCGCTAAAGCTTGGCAGTGTTCTAATAACCGCAGATAAACTTGGAGGAGGAGTGGCTAATGGGAGCACTACATCCACTGATTTGGAGAAAGTCATTAACTTTATGGAAGAAGACTTCTCGGATGGTCGCTTTGATGGAAAGAAAGTAGACGATGCTACTGGTAAGATTGCTACCATGTCTACAACTGACTTTGGTGGAGTTGTGGCAAGCAAACAGGCAGCCGATGATTTTCTCAAAAAGGATTTTAAGGCAGCACAAACAGAATATGATAGTGTTAATTCCGATGTGGCAGCAACCGCGGATGATGAACTTTTTTGTGAGTCAGATTCTTTGGAGGCAGCATGTAACTTAACAATAGTGCCAGGCTCTCCACCCGAAATGTGGTTATTTAATGATAATGAAGACTTTGTTGATATTGGTGATTCGTATGATCATGGAGGCGTTGGGTTTGGAACGGGCGGAACTTCTAGCACTAGATATTTTGCTATCATAAATGGTGGTGGTTCTGATCTAAAGCTTACACTTCCGTTTACTTTTTCTGGCTCTCAATTTACAGTTGTCGAGCAACCAGATGCAGTTGTTGCATCGGGAGATGCTACTTATTTCGCTGTGAAGTTCGTTCCTAGCTCTGCCACAACCTTTTCTAAAATAATGACGATGGCAAGTAATGATACTGCTTACAGTCCGTATACAGTTACCCTTGATGGGACGGGAGTAGATTTAAGCACAAACCTTCAACTCTTTTGGGCGTTCACTGGAAACACAACAGACTCGAGTGGAAATTCGCGCAATGGAACTAAAGTAGGAAGAAGTGTGGCTTTATCCTTAACTTACGATTTATGGGGAGTAACTGACAAAGCGTTTAATTTTGATGGAGGAAGTGATGAGGTTACGAATACTTTCTCCTTTGCTCTTGGATCTGCTGCATCTTTTTCTGCTTGGGTCTCACCTGCAGATTTATCAAACCCTTCCTATTCTATTCTTAAACGAGGGGCAGTGCCAGAGTTCCAATTGATGTTCTTGGATGATGTAACCTTACGCTTTACCGTGAATACAAGTAGTGGTGGGGTTTTAGATTTGGATTTAGTCATTGATCCAGTCGATTTCATTGATGAATGGAATTTGGTTACGGCAGTCTATGACGGCGCTAATATGCGACTCTATTTGAATGGAGAGGAGTGGGATTTTCAACCTAAAACAGGAACTCTTACAAGTAGCACAGGCTTTTCGGTCGGAAATGATGCTTCTGGAAATTACTTCGACGGTGACATTGATGATGTGAGAGTATATAACCGTGCGTTAACGGCTATACAAGTAGAAGCGCTCTATAACCAAGACTAA